From one Halothece sp. PCC 7418 genomic stretch:
- a CDS encoding patatin-like phospholipase family protein has protein sequence MKNKVGLALGSGGARGWAHIGAIRALESAGIEIDYLAGTSIGAFVGGIYAVNQLQELEAFVKEIDWKIIVSLLDVEFPTRGLLDGDKIYELIYSHVLDCHLEDTKIPFHCVATDLLTQKAVILKTGLMVDAVRASISIPGVFTPFNKDETYLVDGGVINPVPVDVVREMGSDIVIAINLNHPHPIPDSENPEFEAIEAEVEAKNQELLSEIKTSEEEETENNAQNQEHRLEFLNNLKLRYEAAQETLADKVNNWLPDQRESETKVPNIFDVIGSAINIMEQQVTQINLQVHQPDILLQPRLSQYGIFDFHEADALMKEGYRCVQEMLPEIKEKLQ, from the coding sequence ATGAAAAATAAAGTGGGTTTAGCCTTAGGAAGTGGTGGTGCGAGAGGTTGGGCACATATTGGTGCAATTCGCGCCTTGGAATCCGCAGGAATTGAGATTGATTATCTTGCAGGAACGAGTATTGGAGCGTTTGTTGGTGGAATTTATGCAGTGAACCAACTCCAAGAATTAGAAGCCTTTGTTAAAGAAATCGACTGGAAGATTATTGTTTCTTTGTTAGATGTCGAGTTTCCGACGCGAGGGTTGTTGGATGGCGATAAAATTTATGAGTTAATTTATAGTCATGTTCTCGATTGTCATTTAGAAGACACGAAGATTCCGTTTCACTGCGTCGCCACTGATTTATTAACCCAAAAAGCAGTAATTTTAAAAACAGGATTGATGGTGGATGCGGTGCGAGCGAGTATTTCGATTCCAGGTGTTTTTACCCCTTTCAATAAAGACGAAACGTATTTAGTCGATGGTGGAGTAATTAATCCAGTTCCCGTGGATGTTGTACGGGAAATGGGAAGTGATATTGTCATTGCAATTAACTTAAATCATCCCCATCCTATTCCCGATTCAGAAAACCCTGAATTTGAAGCAATAGAAGCAGAAGTTGAGGCCAAAAATCAAGAACTCCTGTCTGAGATTAAAACGTCTGAAGAAGAAGAGACAGAAAACAATGCACAAAACCAAGAGCATAGACTAGAGTTTTTAAACAATCTCAAGTTGCGTTATGAAGCAGCCCAAGAAACCTTAGCCGACAAGGTTAATAATTGGCTTCCTGATCAAAGGGAAAGTGAAACTAAAGTTCCTAATATCTTTGATGTCATTGGCAGTGCGATTAATATTATGGAACAGCAAGTGACACAAATTAATTTACAGGTACATCAACCTGATATTTTATTACAACCTCGCTTGTCTCAATACGGTATTTTTGATTTTCATGAAGCAGACGCTTTGATGAAAGAAGGTTACCGATGTGTTCAAGAAATGTTACCAGAGATTAAAGAAAAATTACAGTAA
- a CDS encoding NAD(P)H-quinone oxidoreductase subunit 4: MIEFQIPWLSAIILFPLLAASVIPFLPNENGKTLRWFTLSASLITLILTVYAFGTHFNLDNSQFQLQESYPWLPQLGLNWSLAVDGLSMPLIVLSGLITTLSVVAAWNVTYKSKLFYALILVLYSAQVGVFAAQDLLLFFLMWELELVPVYLLISIWGGKNRGYAATKFILYTAAGSIFILVAGLGLAFYGNNVTFDMMELGMKNVPFALEMLAYVGFLIAFGVKLPIFPLHTWLPDAHSEASAPISMILAGVLLKMGGYGLIRMNVEMLPNAHVYFAPVLAVLGVVNIVYGALTAFSQTNLKRRLAYSSISHMGFVLLGIASYTELGLNGAVLQMVSHGLIAAAMFFLSGATYERTHTLVMEKMGGMGQQMPKIFALFTAAAMASLALPGMSGFVSELTVFLGIATSDAYSSIFKTAMVFLAAVGLILTPIYLLSMLRQVFYGASNSEIVIEKYLGDAKPREIFITACLLLPIIGIGLYPKLATSTYDVKTVEVALKAREAVTPVIAERGNTFRASLNPFYSPGFVAPRLPQSGSQAMLDQ, translated from the coding sequence ATGATCGAGTTTCAAATCCCTTGGCTGAGTGCCATTATCCTCTTCCCTCTTCTCGCTGCCAGTGTGATTCCTTTTCTTCCCAATGAAAACGGAAAGACTCTACGCTGGTTCACCTTAAGCGCGAGCTTGATCACTCTTATTCTTACTGTATATGCCTTCGGGACTCACTTTAATCTCGATAACAGTCAATTTCAACTGCAAGAAAGTTATCCTTGGTTGCCTCAACTGGGCTTAAACTGGTCTTTAGCGGTTGATGGTCTATCCATGCCATTAATTGTTCTTTCTGGTTTAATCACCACCCTTTCTGTAGTTGCTGCTTGGAATGTTACCTATAAATCAAAACTATTTTACGCTCTTATCCTTGTTCTCTATAGTGCCCAAGTTGGTGTCTTTGCTGCCCAAGACTTACTTTTATTCTTCTTAATGTGGGAACTGGAATTAGTGCCAGTTTATCTGTTGATTTCCATTTGGGGTGGCAAAAATCGCGGTTACGCAGCCACTAAATTTATTCTCTACACTGCTGCGGGTTCAATTTTTATCCTTGTTGCAGGTTTAGGTTTAGCCTTCTACGGCAATAACGTTACCTTTGACATGATGGAACTGGGAATGAAAAACGTTCCCTTTGCCTTAGAAATGCTCGCTTATGTAGGCTTTTTAATTGCCTTTGGTGTGAAGCTGCCAATTTTCCCGCTACATACTTGGCTTCCTGACGCACACAGTGAAGCATCTGCACCGATTTCGATGATTTTAGCGGGTGTTTTACTGAAAATGGGCGGTTATGGGCTGATTCGGATGAATGTGGAAATGCTGCCCAATGCCCACGTTTATTTTGCCCCTGTGTTAGCGGTTTTAGGTGTGGTCAATATTGTTTACGGTGCATTAACGGCTTTCAGTCAAACCAACCTCAAGCGTCGTCTGGCTTACTCTTCTATTTCCCACATGGGCTTTGTCTTACTCGGAATCGCCTCTTATACGGAATTGGGGTTAAACGGTGCTGTCTTACAGATGGTCTCTCACGGTTTAATTGCTGCTGCAATGTTCTTCCTGTCTGGTGCGACTTACGAACGCACTCACACCCTTGTGATGGAAAAAATGGGGGGTATGGGACAACAAATGCCTAAAATCTTTGCCCTCTTCACGGCTGCAGCAATGGCTTCTTTAGCCCTGCCTGGTATGAGTGGATTTGTCAGTGAGTTAACCGTCTTTCTCGGTATCGCCACCAGTGATGCTTACAGCAGCATTTTCAAAACAGCAATGGTCTTTCTCGCTGCGGTGGGTTTAATTCTCACTCCGATTTATCTCCTTTCCATGTTGCGTCAAGTCTTCTACGGTGCGTCTAACTCAGAAATTGTCATTGAGAAATATCTCGGTGATGCTAAACCTCGGGAAATCTTCATTACTGCTTGCTTACTGCTTCCCATTATTGGTATTGGTTTATATCCTAAGTTAGCAACGAGTACCTATGATGTAAAAACAGTGGAAGTTGCTCTTAAAGCACGGGAAGCGGTAACCCCTGTGATTGCAGAACGAGGAAACACCTTCCGCGCCAGTCTCAACCCTTTCTATTCTCCTGGGTTTGTTGCACCGCGTCTTCCCCAAAGCGGTTCGCAAGCCATGTTAGATCAATAA
- a CDS encoding mechanosensitive ion channel family protein has translation MIVEWIPFALIAQSVSNQKLSEDLFTDVTWGKVLTTVFTLFLSYGLLVSIQFITTWASEQVPRRYRLLIKQSVPFWKGLVLIITVSYLVNLFLNLSGQNLLALTGTIALTLGFAFKDYTTAIIAGIVALFEAPYRVGDRVKIGEEYGEVTDFGLRGIRIQTPDDNLITIPHSKILTEAISNSNSGQLEAQVVTDFYCDHNVDLEVVINLLYQAAYSSKYTQLKLPITVVVSEALWGTHFKLKSYPMDARDEFIYQTDLIRRSKQAFKEKGIKYPSGLSPIDTIE, from the coding sequence ATGATCGTGGAATGGATTCCTTTTGCTCTCATTGCTCAGTCAGTGAGCAATCAGAAATTATCAGAAGATTTATTCACTGATGTGACATGGGGAAAAGTTCTGACAACCGTCTTCACCCTTTTCCTTAGTTATGGGTTATTAGTGTCAATTCAGTTTATAACGACATGGGCATCAGAACAAGTTCCTCGACGGTATCGGCTACTAATTAAGCAATCGGTTCCCTTCTGGAAAGGATTAGTCTTAATTATTACAGTCAGTTATTTAGTGAATTTATTTTTAAACTTGTCTGGACAGAACTTACTCGCCTTAACGGGAACGATCGCGCTTACTTTAGGCTTTGCTTTCAAAGATTATACAACAGCCATTATTGCGGGAATTGTCGCTTTATTTGAAGCCCCTTATCGCGTGGGCGATCGCGTTAAGATTGGAGAAGAGTATGGAGAAGTGACTGACTTTGGTTTAAGAGGGATTCGGATTCAAACGCCCGATGATAATCTGATTACAATCCCCCATAGTAAGATTCTCACAGAAGCGATTTCTAATAGCAATAGCGGACAACTGGAAGCGCAAGTGGTTACAGATTTTTATTGCGACCATAATGTTGATTTAGAGGTAGTCATTAATCTTCTTTATCAAGCAGCTTATAGTAGCAAGTACACGCAACTGAAATTACCGATTACAGTTGTCGTCTCGGAAGCGTTATGGGGAACTCACTTCAAATTAAAATCTTATCCCATGGATGCCAGAGACGAATTTATTTATCAAACTGATTTAATCCGTCGCAGTAAGCAAGCGTTCAAAGAAAAAGGGATTAAATATCCGTCTGGGCTATCTCCAATTGACACAATAGAATGA
- a CDS encoding sodium:solute symporter family transporter, giving the protein MQLLDYLIITLYLLTIVIFGFILQRKASQGIDAYFLGNRRLPWWALGASGMASNTDIAGTMIITALIYAIGIKGFFIEIRGGIVLIMAFFMIFMGKWTRRAQVMTLAEWMRLRFGEGREGNIARLISAIANLIISIWIISYFAVGGGKFFGQLLGIDDRLAAILMITLAMIYTAASGFYGVIWTDVFQGVLIFIAIIYVCGLTLSTVTLPETFSISVPLSSDEFQTIAMNLTDWSNFLPPPNLDLPGQYSAFNLFGVTLFFYLLKTGIEGFSGAGGYMSQRYFAASSDRAAGLLSLFWILLLAFRWPLVTAFAILGIHYGLTNTVIADPELVLPTVIDTYIPVGIKGLLVACFIAAAMSTFDSIINSSAAYWVKDIYQAYLNPSANNEQLILQSRLASIAVVLIGLLFSFPVVNINDIWGWITLGFGSGLFIPLLLRWYWWRFNGYGFAVGMIAGMVTAIMTKLSGISFPEYANFLIPASASFLGCMIGTLATPPTPEKVLDHFYQVTQPFGFWKPMRDKLSFPQQAKIQQENQRDLIAICIAVPWQLVLFLTGMILVTKQWEELGLLLLVLILLSIALYFTWFRHLGKTVKLPEEK; this is encoded by the coding sequence ATGCAACTTTTAGACTATCTCATTATTACTCTTTACTTGCTGACAATTGTCATTTTTGGCTTTATTTTACAACGGAAAGCCTCCCAAGGAATTGATGCCTATTTCTTAGGAAATCGCCGTTTACCCTGGTGGGCGTTAGGGGCTTCGGGGATGGCTTCTAATACCGATATTGCGGGAACAATGATTATTACCGCTTTGATTTACGCGATCGGAATTAAAGGCTTTTTCATTGAAATTCGAGGCGGAATTGTCTTGATTATGGCATTTTTTATGATCTTCATGGGCAAGTGGACAAGACGCGCCCAAGTGATGACTTTAGCGGAATGGATGCGGTTAAGATTTGGCGAAGGAAGAGAAGGAAATATTGCTCGTTTAATTAGCGCGATCGCGAATTTAATTATTTCGATTTGGATCATTAGTTATTTCGCGGTTGGGGGAGGAAAGTTTTTTGGTCAACTGTTAGGAATTGATGATCGTTTGGCTGCCATTTTAATGATTACGTTAGCCATGATTTACACCGCAGCCAGTGGCTTTTATGGTGTCATTTGGACAGATGTTTTTCAAGGAGTTTTAATCTTTATTGCCATTATCTATGTTTGCGGTTTAACATTATCCACAGTTACCCTTCCTGAAACCTTTTCCATTTCTGTTCCCTTGAGTAGTGATGAGTTTCAAACCATTGCGATGAATCTCACCGATTGGAGTAACTTTCTTCCCCCACCTAACCTCGATTTACCTGGACAATATTCAGCATTTAATCTCTTTGGTGTGACTTTATTTTTCTATCTCCTCAAAACAGGAATTGAAGGATTTAGTGGGGCAGGTGGCTATATGAGTCAACGTTATTTTGCAGCCAGCAGCGATCGCGCAGCAGGTTTATTATCTCTATTTTGGATACTTTTACTGGCTTTCCGTTGGCCCCTTGTCACTGCATTTGCCATTCTCGGGATTCATTATGGACTGACTAACACTGTCATTGCCGATCCAGAATTAGTTTTACCCACCGTGATCGACACATATATTCCAGTAGGAATTAAAGGTTTATTAGTTGCTTGTTTTATTGCTGCTGCTATGTCCACTTTCGATTCTATTATTAACTCTAGCGCAGCCTATTGGGTCAAAGATATCTATCAAGCCTATCTTAATCCTAGTGCCAATAACGAACAACTGATTCTGCAAAGTCGTCTGGCTTCTATCGCTGTGGTTTTAATTGGATTATTGTTTAGTTTTCCTGTTGTGAATATTAATGATATTTGGGGGTGGATCACCTTAGGCTTTGGCTCAGGTTTATTTATTCCTTTACTTCTAAGATGGTACTGGTGGCGCTTTAATGGTTATGGCTTTGCGGTAGGAATGATCGCAGGAATGGTAACAGCAATTATGACGAAACTCAGTGGTATTTCTTTTCCCGAATATGCCAATTTCTTAATTCCTGCCAGTGCATCTTTCCTCGGTTGTATGATTGGGACTCTCGCCACTCCTCCTACTCCAGAAAAAGTGCTAGATCACTTTTATCAAGTCACACAACCGTTTGGTTTCTGGAAGCCCATGCGAGATAAACTTTCTTTCCCTCAACAAGCAAAAATTCAGCAAGAAAATCAACGAGATCTCATTGCCATTTGTATCGCAGTTCCTTGGCAACTGGTATTATTCTTAACGGGCATGATATTAGTGACCAAGCAGTGGGAAGAATTGGGTTTATTATTACTAGTGTTAATTTTACTTTCGATCGCGCTGTATTTTACTTGGTTCCGCCATTTAGGAAAAACTGTGAAGCTCCCAGAGGAAAAATGA
- the uvrB gene encoding excinuclease ABC subunit UvrB, translated as MSDFQLESSYQPTGDQPRAIAQLTESLQNNNPFQTLLGATGTGKTYSVAHVIEKIGKPTLVLAHNKTLAAQLCNELREFFPNNAVEYFISYYDYYQPEAYIPVSDTYIEKTASINDEIDMLRHSATRSLFERRDVIVVASISCIYGLGMPSEYLKAAIPLRLGEEVNQRQLLRDLVSVQYERNDTELQRGRFRLKGDVLEIVPAYEDRIVRVEFFGDEIDALRYVDPTTGEVLTSLKGLNLYPARHFVTPDEQLEAACENIELELKQRLEELETEGKLLEAQRLEQRTKYDLELLREVGYCNGVENYSRHLAGRNAGDPPECLVDYFPDDWLLVVDESHVTVPQLRGMYNGDQSRKKVLVEHGFRLPSAADNRPLKAEEFWQKVNQCIFVSATPGNWEIEQSEGNVIEQIIRPTGVLDPEIFVRPTEGQIDDLLGEIKARAEKNQRVLVTTLTKRMAEDLTEYCEEREIRVRYLHSEIHSIERIEILQDLRQGKFDVLIGVNLLREGLDLPEVSLVAILDADKEGFLRSGRSLVQTIGRAARHVEGQAILYADHLTDSMDYAIQETERRRKMQIEYNEKHGITPQPIVKKQNNSILAFLDISRRLNAQQLEMVYEQADDLPLDKIPQLVEQLEAEMKEAAENLEFEKAANLRDRVKKLREKLLRN; from the coding sequence ATGTCAGATTTTCAACTAGAGTCTTCTTATCAACCGACAGGAGATCAGCCCCGCGCGATCGCGCAATTAACCGAATCTCTACAAAACAATAATCCCTTTCAAACGCTTCTTGGTGCAACAGGAACCGGAAAAACATACAGCGTTGCTCATGTCATTGAAAAAATTGGAAAACCGACATTAGTCTTAGCTCATAATAAAACCTTAGCAGCGCAATTGTGCAACGAATTACGAGAATTTTTCCCGAATAATGCAGTAGAATATTTCATCAGTTATTACGACTATTATCAACCAGAAGCCTATATTCCTGTTTCCGATACCTATATCGAAAAAACGGCTTCCATTAATGATGAAATTGATATGTTACGACATTCTGCAACCCGCTCATTATTTGAACGGCGAGATGTGATTGTGGTTGCTTCTATTAGTTGTATTTATGGCTTAGGAATGCCTAGTGAATATCTGAAAGCAGCGATTCCCTTACGGTTAGGAGAAGAAGTTAATCAGCGTCAACTTTTAAGAGATTTAGTTTCAGTTCAATATGAGCGCAATGATACAGAATTGCAACGAGGAAGATTTCGCTTAAAAGGGGATGTTTTAGAAATTGTTCCTGCGTATGAAGATCGCATTGTTCGGGTCGAATTTTTTGGGGATGAAATTGATGCGCTGCGGTATGTTGATCCCACAACGGGAGAAGTCTTAACCAGCTTAAAGGGACTAAACTTATATCCCGCCCGTCACTTTGTTACGCCAGATGAACAGTTAGAAGCAGCTTGTGAAAATATTGAATTAGAATTAAAACAACGCTTAGAAGAACTCGAAACCGAAGGAAAACTATTAGAAGCCCAACGCTTAGAACAGCGAACAAAATATGATTTAGAACTGTTACGAGAAGTGGGGTATTGTAATGGGGTAGAAAATTATTCGCGTCATTTAGCAGGAAGAAACGCGGGAGATCCACCAGAATGTTTAGTGGATTATTTTCCCGATGATTGGCTATTAGTTGTTGATGAATCTCACGTAACAGTTCCGCAATTGAGAGGAATGTATAACGGCGATCAATCGCGGAAAAAAGTCTTAGTGGAACATGGTTTTCGCCTTCCCAGTGCTGCGGATAATCGCCCGTTAAAAGCGGAAGAATTTTGGCAAAAAGTGAATCAATGTATTTTTGTTTCTGCTACCCCTGGGAATTGGGAAATTGAACAATCAGAGGGGAATGTCATTGAACAAATTATTCGTCCGACAGGAGTGCTTGATCCAGAAATTTTTGTTCGCCCCACTGAAGGACAGATTGATGATTTATTAGGGGAAATTAAAGCCCGTGCGGAAAAAAATCAGCGAGTTTTAGTAACAACATTAACCAAACGGATGGCGGAAGATTTAACAGAATATTGTGAAGAAAGAGAGATTCGCGTTCGTTATTTACACTCTGAAATTCATTCCATTGAACGCATCGAAATTTTACAAGATTTACGACAAGGAAAGTTTGATGTTTTAATTGGCGTGAACTTATTGCGGGAAGGATTAGATTTACCTGAAGTTTCTTTAGTGGCGATTTTAGATGCAGATAAAGAAGGCTTTTTACGCTCTGGACGATCTTTAGTACAAACCATTGGACGGGCTGCGCGTCATGTGGAAGGACAAGCGATTTTATATGCTGACCATCTAACGGATAGCATGGATTACGCGATTCAAGAAACGGAAAGACGGCGGAAAATGCAAATAGAATATAACGAAAAACATGGCATTACCCCGCAACCGATTGTGAAAAAACAAAATAATTCTATTCTGGCGTTTCTTGATATTTCTCGCCGTTTAAACGCGCAACAGTTAGAAATGGTGTATGAACAAGCAGATGATTTACCGTTAGATAAAATTCCGCAACTGGTGGAACAACTGGAAGCAGAAATGAAAGAAGCTGCGGAAAATTTAGAGTTTGAAAAAGCTGCTAATTTGCGCGATCGCGTGAAAAAATTACGAGAAAAGTTACTCCGCAATTAA
- the cbiQ gene encoding cobalt ECF transporter T component CbiQ: MKLALDQYAHLDSPLHHWNQQLKLIALGGLIFAFAFIETLALLPVMLLITVILFGLSQLPLRFLLSRLQYPGIFIAVVVLVLPLVSGETVLWEWGAIALRQEGLLSVVLIVTRFVCILTISLILFGTAPFLTSIKAMRSLGLPTVIVDMTLLSYRYLESFGDTLTTMQRAMKLRGFDSHHFSRRNTSRLASLMGSLLVRSYEQSQQVYHAMILRGYRYGLSRQPTGLRVALKEATPSMQFWFWFTCAIALSLIIAELLS; the protein is encoded by the coding sequence ATGAAACTTGCGCTTGATCAGTATGCTCACTTGGATTCCCCCCTTCATCACTGGAATCAACAGTTAAAGTTAATCGCTTTAGGCGGGTTAATTTTTGCCTTTGCTTTTATCGAAACCTTGGCGTTACTCCCCGTAATGCTTTTAATTACTGTTATCTTATTTGGCTTATCTCAGCTTCCTCTGCGCTTTCTTTTATCGCGACTTCAGTATCCAGGCATCTTTATTGCTGTCGTCGTGTTGGTTTTACCGTTAGTATCAGGAGAAACAGTGCTTTGGGAATGGGGCGCGATCGCGCTTCGACAAGAGGGCTTATTGTCCGTCGTGCTGATTGTGACTCGTTTTGTCTGTATTCTTACGATTAGCTTAATTTTATTCGGAACTGCGCCATTTTTAACCAGTATCAAAGCAATGCGATCACTGGGGTTACCCACTGTCATTGTGGATATGACGTTATTGTCTTATCGCTATTTAGAATCTTTTGGCGATACTTTAACCACGATGCAGCGAGCGATGAAACTCCGTGGATTTGACTCCCATCATTTTAGCCGACGCAATACCAGCCGTTTAGCCTCTTTGATGGGAAGTTTACTGGTGCGGAGTTATGAACAGTCGCAACAGGTGTATCACGCGATGATTTTGCGCGGGTATCGCTATGGGTTATCTCGTCAACCGACGGGTTTACGGGTGGCGTTAAAAGAAGCGACTCCCTCTATGCAGTTTTGGTTTTGGTTTACTTGCGCGATCGCGCTGAGCTTGATTATTGCAGAACTCTTATCTTAA
- a CDS encoding DUF3531 family protein, giving the protein MEVRFREFNPFDIWIWLEFDSVPSITERQYVEELFNSWFYLGKLGGFNAENFQVMETGIDLSYMEYDHDHASNSLLSVMHNMGEFEYKETWGRCWFDLGTSDPVALDVLINSLRQLSQDFLNVKQVIIGGENADWKISEKSQERFYSVS; this is encoded by the coding sequence ATGGAAGTTAGGTTTCGTGAGTTTAACCCGTTTGATATTTGGATTTGGCTTGAATTTGATTCAGTTCCCTCCATTACCGAACGTCAATATGTGGAAGAATTGTTCAATTCTTGGTTTTATTTAGGGAAATTAGGGGGATTTAATGCTGAAAATTTTCAAGTGATGGAAACTGGAATTGACCTCAGTTATATGGAATATGATCATGATCATGCTAGCAATTCTTTGTTATCGGTCATGCACAATATGGGTGAGTTTGAATATAAAGAAACTTGGGGACGCTGTTGGTTTGATTTAGGAACAAGCGATCCCGTTGCGTTGGATGTTTTGATTAATTCGTTAAGACAATTAAGTCAAGATTTTCTCAATGTTAAACAGGTAATTATTGGTGGCGAAAATGCGGATTGGAAGATTAGCGAAAAAAGTCAAGAACGGTTTTATAGCGTTTCCTAG
- a CDS encoding WbuC family cupin fold metalloprotein — MTNLKLLNQTLIDTVANAAANSQRLRKNHNFHQLSEQVQRFINIMQPGTYVRPHRHLRPEDSNGFEFFLVLQGKVGILLFDQSGKVIESERLSSEDHNYGLEIAEGTFHTLVALEANTALFELKEGPYVPQTDKEFLTLFPNEGTAEAQAQVQSWEAHFFMNN, encoded by the coding sequence ATGACAAATCTTAAACTGCTTAATCAAACTCTAATTGATACCGTAGCGAATGCAGCAGCAAATAGTCAGCGCTTGCGGAAAAATCACAATTTTCATCAACTCTCGGAGCAAGTCCAACGCTTCATTAATATTATGCAGCCAGGAACTTATGTCCGTCCACATCGCCATCTTCGTCCAGAAGATAGCAATGGCTTTGAGTTTTTTCTCGTGCTACAAGGAAAGGTGGGGATTTTACTTTTTGATCAGTCGGGAAAAGTGATTGAAAGTGAGAGACTTAGCTCCGAAGATCACAATTATGGTCTTGAAATTGCAGAAGGGACGTTTCATACACTGGTGGCGTTAGAAGCCAATACCGCTTTATTTGAACTGAAAGAGGGTCCTTATGTTCCCCAAACCGATAAGGAGTTTCTGACTCTCTTTCCTAACGAGGGAACCGCAGAAGCGCAAGCTCAAGTCCAATCTTGGGAAGCCCACTTTTTCATGAATAATTAA
- a CDS encoding energy-coupling factor ABC transporter ATP-binding protein has translation MKQLTQFPRLRTSEERALAIHDLEFSYPDQPSVLDCLNFTIKAGERVGLIGPNGAGKTTLFLSTCGILKPTAGEIFVFGDPIQAGDFNPNIGLVFQNPDDQLFCPTVWEDVAFGPENLQLSPSEIKQRVEEALTITRTYPLAQRVPHHLSGGQKCMVAIATVLAMHPQLILYDEPSANLDLSARRRLIDFLEISDQTIIISSHDLELILEVCDRVLLLNEGQIIADGDPRRVMANQTLMESNGLEKPHSLYHHPPGAHQD, from the coding sequence ATGAAACAACTGACTCAATTCCCTCGTCTCCGCACTTCAGAGGAAAGGGCCCTCGCCATTCATGATCTAGAATTCTCCTATCCCGACCAACCCAGTGTTTTAGATTGTCTCAACTTCACAATTAAAGCAGGGGAAAGAGTGGGATTGATTGGTCCCAATGGCGCAGGGAAAACGACACTGTTTTTATCCACTTGCGGGATTTTAAAGCCAACAGCAGGAGAAATTTTTGTTTTTGGTGACCCCATTCAAGCGGGAGACTTTAATCCTAATATTGGTTTAGTCTTCCAAAATCCAGATGATCAACTCTTTTGTCCCACCGTTTGGGAAGATGTTGCTTTCGGTCCAGAAAACTTACAACTGTCTCCCTCAGAAATCAAACAACGGGTCGAAGAAGCCTTAACCATTACTCGCACTTATCCTCTCGCCCAGCGCGTCCCCCATCACTTATCAGGAGGACAAAAATGTATGGTTGCCATTGCCACGGTTTTAGCGATGCACCCCCAACTCATTCTATATGATGAACCCAGTGCTAATTTAGATTTATCAGCACGACGACGTTTGATTGATTTTCTGGAAATTTCTGATCAGACCATTATTATTTCTTCCCACGACTTAGAATTAATTTTAGAAGTCTGCGATCGCGTTTTACTTCTTAATGAAGGACAAATTATTGCTGATGGCGACCCGCGACGAGTGATGGCGAATCAAACCTTGATGGAAAGTAACGGACTGGAAAAACCGCATTCTCTTTATCATCATCCCCCAGGGGCGCATCAAGATTGA
- a CDS encoding ATP-binding cassette domain-containing protein, which translates to MNDNEEIVLEAKQVSLSDHLGFTEILKDISVQIRKRDRAVILGKSGSGKTSFLRLLNRLSEPTTGSLYFHNTPYDQIPVLSLRQQIVLVPQEPKLLGVTVQEALAYPLILQQLSPTEINHRIATYCEQLQIPESWLDKGELELSLGQRQLVTIARGLVMQPEVLLLDEPTSALDFGIATKVMAFLKTQEMTILMVNHQLDIAEQCSDRVLFFQEGRLAKNLSNDPLNWQQLKQEII; encoded by the coding sequence ATGAATGATAACGAAGAAATTGTCTTAGAAGCCAAGCAAGTGAGTTTAAGTGATCATCTTGGCTTTACGGAGATATTAAAGGATATTTCTGTACAAATTAGGAAGCGCGATCGCGCAGTCATTTTAGGAAAATCAGGGTCGGGTAAAACCTCATTCTTACGCCTTCTGAATCGTTTAAGTGAACCGACAACGGGCAGCCTTTATTTTCATAATACACCTTACGATCAGATTCCTGTTCTGTCTCTGCGCCAACAAATTGTTTTAGTTCCCCAAGAACCCAAATTATTAGGAGTGACTGTCCAAGAAGCCCTCGCGTATCCCTTAATCTTACAACAACTCTCACCAACCGAAATTAATCATCGCATCGCCACTTATTGTGAACAATTACAAATTCCAGAAAGTTGGCTGGATAAAGGAGAATTAGAACTTTCCTTAGGACAACGCCAATTAGTGACGATTGCGCGGGGCTTAGTCATGCAGCCAGAAGTTTTATTATTAGATGAACCAACCTCTGCTTTAGATTTTGGCATAGCAACCAAAGTCATGGCGTTTCTCAAGACCCAAGAAATGACGATTTTAATGGTTAATCATCAACTTGATATTGCCGAACAATGCAGCGATCGCGTTCTTTTCTTTCAAGAAGGGAGACTCGCGAAGAACCTATCAAACGATCCTCTAAATTGGCAACAACTGAAGCAAGAAATTATCTAG